From the Candidatus Thermoplasmatota archaeon genome, the window CCCCCAGATCGTTGCCGATGTAGTGAGCCACACCGCCCTTGAACTCGATGTTGCCCAGGTCCTTCAATCTCAGCTTGCCGTCACCCTTAGGAACGTCGTCCCGGGAGACATAGACCGTTCGCTTAGGACCTATTCTGATCTCCCTTATCCCTCGCTCGGGGTGGTCAGGGTGAACAGGTGCCTTGCTGACAAGGTCAGGCGCTCCCTCGATCTTGACCTTCACAGGATCGCTGACGAAGAAGAACCTGTCCGCCGAGTCGTCGATGAGCTCCCGGTTGAACGAATACAGTGTCTTCCAGGAGAATTCGATGTCGACCTCCTTAATCCCAGTCTCGAGCCAGTATCTTCGCAATGATTCCGGCCTTATGCCTCTGCGCTTAAGGGCTCTCAACGTGCCAAGCTGAGGATCGTCCCAGCCAGAGTACAAGCCCTCCCTGATGCCATTGGCCATCTTGGATGTTGACAGCTGAGCGTCCTCGATGGACACGCGACCATAGTGGATGTACACGGGCTTCTTCCACCCGAAATAATCGTACAGGTACTGTTGCCTGAAGGTGTTGTTGAGGTGGTCCTTCCCCCTGAGGACATGAGTGAGATCGAGAAGATGGTCGTCAACTGCCACTGCCAGGTTCATGAGCGGATACACCCTGTATTTGGTACCTGTCCTCGGGTGCGGAGTGTCATCGATCCTGAGCCCGACGAAATCCCTGATTGCCGGGTTCGGATGCATGAGATCCGTCTTGACCATCAGCGACGCCTCCTCGGGTTTGTATGACCCGTCAAACAACAGGTCCCAACGCAGCATCTGCTCGGACAGAGGCTGCTCTCTGTGGGGACATGGCTTCTTGTGATTCTTGAGATCGCGCCAGGTCTCGGGCTTGCATGTGCACACGTACGCCTTGCCCATCTCGAGGAGGTTCTTCGCGATGTCGTAGTAGATCTCGAACCGCTCGCTCTGGATGATCGTCTTGTCGATCCTGACACCGAGCCATGCGAAGTCCTCTGGGATCGTGTCGTACCCGCTTGGGTCGATTCTCGCCGGGTCGGTGTCCTCGAACCTGTTGTAGCAGATGCCGCCATACCGCTTGACATATTCATCGTTGAGAATGGCCATCCTGCTGTGGCCGACGTGAAGCGGGCCAGACGGGTTCGGAGCCATCCTCATCCTGACCTCCCCGGTCACGCCCCTAAGGTCTGGCAGTCCCGTCTCCCTCTGTTTGGACTCCTTCACCAGGAGCTCCGGGGCCAGTTCCTCCAGCGCCTTCTTCTGAGCCTCGGCGGGCATCTTGTTGATCTCATCGACAACGGTCTTCGCCAGGGTCGTGAGCTCCTTCGCTCTTGGCCTGAGCTCGGTGTTCTCCGCCATGACCTTTCCGAGAACGGCGCCCACGGTCGCCTTGCCGTTGAATTGGACCGCGTTCTGAAGAGCGTATTTCCTGATGATTTGTCCTATGTCCACGACCGACTCGATTGGCGAGAACGTATAAAAGACTATGAGCCGAATTCGAGCGCCCCGCGGCCACGAAAGGATAGAAATAGCCAGTTGGTAATGCATCAGAAGGGTGTCTGATTGGCCGTCAGGGAGCTTCTGAACCAGTTCAACGAGACCGTTGTTGTCAAGGGACATGTCTCTAGGGAGCTTGAACTGACAAACACCCTGTTCAAGGAGAAGATGAAGCCTGTCCTCTTCGAGAACCTTGACGGATTCAGGGCAGTAGGTAACTTGTGGTCCACTAGGGAGAGGATCGCTCGGGCAATGGGCGTCTCACCTGAGGAGCTGACGAGGAAGATGATGCAGGCGATGGATTCTCCGTCACAGCCTCAAGAGATTGACAAGGCGCCTTTCGAGAAGAACATCCTTACGGACTTCGACCTTCGGGAATCGGCAATACCGAAATTCTACCCCACGGACGGTGGCCGATTCATAACGGCTGGCGTCGTCGTCGCCGAGCATGATGGGATCAGGAACTTGTCGTTCCACAGACTGATGATGATAGGCGAGAACAAGTTCGCGATCAGAGTGGTCCCAAGGCATCTTTTCGCGCTTCACAAGCGCGCGATGGCCAAGGGGGAGGACCTCAAGATCGCGGTCGCGGTCGGTCTCTGTCCTTCTATCATGCTTTCTGCCGCGATGAACCTGGAATTCGGCAAGGATGAACTCACGGTCGCCAATTCCTTGAGGCAGCTCTGTCTCAACGAGCCTGTCTGCGTCCGCAAGACAAGGAGCGGACTGCTCGTGCCGGCGTTTGCAGAATACATATTCGAGGGAAGGATGACGAAGGAGGTCCACGACGAAGGGCCGTTCGTGGACATCACGGGCACGGTGGACCCGGTTCGAAAGCAGCCGGTTGTGGAGATCGACAGGATCTACCACAGGGACGACCCTATCTTCCAGATCATCCTACCGGGAGTCAACGAGCACTATCTGATGATGGGCATGCCTCGCGAGCCTGTGATCCAGAGAGCCGTCGGGCTCGCGGTACCGGAGGTTCATGCTGTACGTCTGACCGAAGGAGGCTGCTGCTGGCTCCACGGAGTCGTCTCGATCACCAAGCAGAAAGAGGGCGATGGCGTTAATGCTATAATGGCGGCCATGGGAGCCCATCCATCGATGAAGATGGTCACGATCGTGGACAACGACATCGATATCTTCGACGACAGGGATGTCGAGTGGGCCGTGGCGACGCGGTTCCAGGGACACAAGGGGCTGGTCATGATAGAGAATGCGCGCGGGAGCAGCCTTGACCCAAGCGCTGATGAGACGACTACCAAGGTCGGCATAGACGCCACCAAACCGATCGGCGGCGAGGGATTCGACAGAGTCAAGCCGGTCTAACCCGGTCAAGGCAATGTACCGGACATGGGTCTGACCTGCCAGGCAGAAGCATCGCATCCAAGGGGCATGGTCATGAAGACTGGCCCCTTCCAGACGGGGGCTTGCAGTTAGGCGAAAAGAATTATATATGGTTCCGTCCTAAATCATCCAGAGGCTACCAAATGGTAACTGTCACGCCAAAGGCAACAGAGACGATCAAGGCCATAATAAAAGAGGCAAAGAAGAGCGACCCCATCAGAGTCTTCTTCGGTGGATACGGGTGCTCAGGTCCGGCATACATGATGGCCTTCGACAAGAAGAAGGAAGACGATGTGGAGATCAAGGTCGACGGGTTCAACCTGATCTATGAGAAGGAGCTCGAGCCAGAGCTGAAGGAAGCCGTCGTGGATTCAGTAGACACGCCTGAAGGACCTGGAGTCGTGGTCCGTGTGAAGTCGAGCAGCGCAGGTTCTTGCAGCTCGTGCGCAGGCTGTCACTAGATTCGGCTCCCTGAGAGAAAAGCTTCATACTCTAGGTCCGTTCTCAATGGCTCGTGTTCGTTGAGCACGAGCTCATAACACCCTCTTCAGTAGAGCAGAGGGACTATCAGACCAATATCGCAGCCTCGGCCCTGAAAGAGTCCACGCTGGTCGTGCTCCCCACTGGCATGGGCAAGACGATAGTCGCGTTGATCGTGATTGCGGAGACCTTGCTGAAGAAGAGAGGCAAGATACTCTTCATGGCCCCTACCAAGCCGCTAGTCGAGCAGCACTCGAGATTCCTGAAAGAGCACCTCCTCAAGTTCGAACCTTCGATGTTCACTGGCGAGGTCCATCCGAGAGAGAGGAAGGACATCTGGAAGGAGAGCCGGCTCGTGGTGTCAACCCCGCAGGTCATAGAGAACGACCTGGATGAGGGTAGAATTGGCCTTGACGGCGTCGACCTGATCGTCTTCGACGAAGCACACAGGGCGGCCGGCGACTACGCCTATGTCTCCACAGGAAAGAGATACTCAGGCCTTGCCCTTGGGATGACTGCATCTCCAGGGTCCGATGTCTCCAAGATAGCCGAGGTGTGCGAAAACCTGGGCATCACGAATGTCGAGATCAGATCGGAGCTGGATGAGGATGTTGTCAAGTACACGCAGGATGTCAGCACCGAGTACATCGCTGTCAACGTCCAGGAAGGCATGTCCAGTGTCGTCCATCTGCTCAAACAGATCTTCGACGAGCAGCTGGCGAAGCTAAGGGGATGGGGATTCATAGACCCTAAGAAGCCCGCGACCACCAGGGATTTGCTCGAGGCTGGGAATGTGATCCGGGCCCGGCTCAACTCAGGGAGGAAATCGTTTCAGGTGTTCCGGGCCGCGAGCACGCAGGCGCTGGCTATGAAGATCAACCACGCTGTAGAGCTCGCTGAGACCCAGGGGAAGGGGGCCCTGGAAAACTACTTCGCCAAGATATTGAAGGAGGGCGGGGAAAAGGGCGGTTCGAAAGCTTCCAGGGATCTGGTGAAGGACGCCAGGTTCCAGCAGGCCCGCACTCTGCTATACGGCATGGAGAGGGACCATCCCAAGCTGGAGAAGATCGTTCCCATACTCAAGCAGCAGTTTCTGGCAAACCCCGAGTCCAGAGTCATCGTGTTCACCCACTACAGGGACATGTGCGACCAAATGACACAGACGCTCGAGAAGATCGAGGGGTTCAGGCCCGTTAGGTTTGTCGGCCAAGCGAGCAAAGGAGAGGACACTGGGCTCAACCAGAAGGAGCAGAAGGAGATCATCGAGAAGTTCCAAAGCGGAGAGTTCAACATCCTCGTATCCACGTCCATAGCCGAGGAGGGTCTGGACATACCCTCGACGGACCTTGTCGTCTTCTACGAACCAGTCCCGTCTGAGATAAGGACGATCCAACGTCGTGGAAGGACCGGCAGAAGACGCGCAGGGAAGGTGGTGGTTCTTGTCACTCGAGCCACTAGGGACGAGGCGTACGTCTGGTCCAGCAGGAGGAAGGAAATGCAGATGCGCCGAGAACTCGAGGCCCTGAGGAGAAAGCTGAGGGCGAAACGAGGACTCCCTGATTTGCCGTCTGCGCAGAGACCCGCGCTGACAAAGGTCGAGCTCACCGAAATGATGACCGTCGGACCCGAGACGGCAAAGGAGGAGCTGGCCAGGAAGACTTCGGAGAAGAAGGGTCAGAGATCCCTAGGAGTATACGACAAAGGTACGGAGGCTGATGGACCTCAGCTTGTCGTCTCTCCGAGGGTCGATGATGCAGGCCTCTCGAAGGCGCTCAAGGACCTGGGGTTCGAAACGGACGTGAAGGATCTGGAGAGCGCGGACATCATCGTCTCCAAGAGGGTTGCAGTCGCTTTCCGTACGGTGGACCAGTTCATCGAAGGCATCTCGGACGGCTCCATCATGGCAACGCTGGCCAAACTGAAAC encodes:
- a CDS encoding glutamate--tRNA ligase, producing MHYQLAISILSWPRGARIRLIVFYTFSPIESVVDIGQIIRKYALQNAVQFNGKATVGAVLGKVMAENTELRPRAKELTTLAKTVVDEINKMPAEAQKKALEELAPELLVKESKQRETGLPDLRGVTGEVRMRMAPNPSGPLHVGHSRMAILNDEYVKRYGGICYNRFEDTDPARIDPSGYDTIPEDFAWLGVRIDKTIIQSERFEIYYDIAKNLLEMGKAYVCTCKPETWRDLKNHKKPCPHREQPLSEQMLRWDLLFDGSYKPEEASLMVKTDLMHPNPAIRDFVGLRIDDTPHPRTGTKYRVYPLMNLAVAVDDHLLDLTHVLRGKDHLNNTFRQQYLYDYFGWKKPVYIHYGRVSIEDAQLSTSKMANGIREGLYSGWDDPQLGTLRALKRRGIRPESLRRYWLETGIKEVDIEFSWKTLYSFNRELIDDSADRFFFVSDPVKVKIEGAPDLVSKAPVHPDHPERGIREIRIGPKRTVYVSRDDVPKGDGKLRLKDLGNIEFKGGVAHYIGNDLGVLKEGVPIAHWAPLSSFDAEVLMTDGTAKKGKAEPLLAAAKGKLVQLERFAFVRVEEVSPIIRCVFAHR
- a CDS encoding UbiD family decarboxylase → MAVRELLNQFNETVVVKGHVSRELELTNTLFKEKMKPVLFENLDGFRAVGNLWSTRERIARAMGVSPEELTRKMMQAMDSPSQPQEIDKAPFEKNILTDFDLRESAIPKFYPTDGGRFITAGVVVAEHDGIRNLSFHRLMMIGENKFAIRVVPRHLFALHKRAMAKGEDLKIAVAVGLCPSIMLSAAMNLEFGKDELTVANSLRQLCLNEPVCVRKTRSGLLVPAFAEYIFEGRMTKEVHDEGPFVDITGTVDPVRKQPVVEIDRIYHRDDPIFQIILPGVNEHYLMMGMPREPVIQRAVGLAVPEVHAVRLTEGGCCWLHGVVSITKQKEGDGVNAIMAAMGAHPSMKMVTIVDNDIDIFDDRDVEWAVATRFQGHKGLVMIENARGSSLDPSADETTTKVGIDATKPIGGEGFDRVKPV
- a CDS encoding iron-sulfur cluster assembly accessory protein, giving the protein MVTVTPKATETIKAIIKEAKKSDPIRVFFGGYGCSGPAYMMAFDKKKEDDVEIKVDGFNLIYEKELEPELKEAVVDSVDTPEGPGVVVRVKSSSAGSCSSCAGCH
- a CDS encoding DEAD/DEAH box helicase gives rise to the protein MFVEHELITPSSVEQRDYQTNIAASALKESTLVVLPTGMGKTIVALIVIAETLLKKRGKILFMAPTKPLVEQHSRFLKEHLLKFEPSMFTGEVHPRERKDIWKESRLVVSTPQVIENDLDEGRIGLDGVDLIVFDEAHRAAGDYAYVSTGKRYSGLALGMTASPGSDVSKIAEVCENLGITNVEIRSELDEDVVKYTQDVSTEYIAVNVQEGMSSVVHLLKQIFDEQLAKLRGWGFIDPKKPATTRDLLEAGNVIRARLNSGRKSFQVFRAASTQALAMKINHAVELAETQGKGALENYFAKILKEGGEKGGSKASRDLVKDARFQQARTLLYGMERDHPKLEKIVPILKQQFLANPESRVIVFTHYRDMCDQMTQTLEKIEGFRPVRFVGQASKGEDTGLNQKEQKEIIEKFQSGEFNILVSTSIAEEGLDIPSTDLVVFYEPVPSEIRTIQRRGRTGRRRAGKVVVLVTRATRDEAYVWSSRRKEMQMRRELEALRRKLRAKRGLPDLPSAQRPALTKVELTEMMTVGPETAKEELARKTSEKKGQRSLGVYDKGTEADGPQLVVSPRVDDAGLSKALKDLGFETDVKDLESADIIVSKRVAVAFRTVDQFIEGISDGSIMATLAKLKHEYLHPILIVQGEPEGEGNQASNSAVYDALSALLSEYHMPVLPTGDADETASAIQSLFRQESARQSKEKKGVQTTLNVASRQMFLVQGLPNVSATLAQRLLEKFGSVKGIADANVEELMKVDGIGRVIADGIHTVLRKKFGEEEG